A DNA window from Helianthus annuus cultivar XRQ/B chromosome 15, HanXRQr2.0-SUNRISE, whole genome shotgun sequence contains the following coding sequences:
- the LOC110914758 gene encoding transcriptional regulator SUPERMAN, producing MEKRNCVRDDNRLKDLNFLGARSATNGVFSDFLRDKDGVNGEVGDLVHGFSWPPRSYTCTFCKREFRSAQALGGHMNVHRRDRARLRQMSSSQNFSSNYSSLFKLNLHPNPNSNPNFSPQFSSNLSPSTTVLSPSYVQHDLSYSSPTGNTSYCLRDKGGEDLTMKKSHIPGFGFCKFLGFPCENEGKIVKNSEIVRWDSEIGLFGESETDDLDLELRLGCS from the coding sequence ATGGAGAAAAGAAACTGTGTGAGGGATGATAACAGGTTGAAAGATCTCAATTTTCTTGGTGCAAGATCAGCAACAAATGGAGTTTTTAGTGATTTTCTAAGAGATAAAGATGGTGTTAATGGAGAGGTGGGAGATTTAGTGCATGGGTTCTCATGGCCTCCAAGATCTTATACTTGTACTTTTTGTAAAAGAGAGTTTAGATCTGCTCAAGCTCTTGGTGGCCACATGAATGTTCATAGGAGAGATAGAGCTAGGCTTAGACAAATGTCATCCTCTCAAAACTTCTCTTCAAACTATAGTAGTTTGTTCAAGCTTAACCTCCATCCAAACCCTAATTCTAACCCTAATTTCTCACCTCAGTTTTCTTCAAACTTGTCACCCTCTACAACAGTGTTATCTCCCTCATATGTACAACATGATTTGTCATACTCATCGCCGACTGGTAACACGTCCTATTGTTTGCGCGATAAAGGTGGTGAAGATCTAACCATGAAGAAATCTCATATACCCGGTTTTGGGTTTTGTAAATTTCTTGGTTTTCCATGTGAAAATGAGGGTAAGATTGTAAAGAATTCAGAGATTGTTAGATGGGATTCGGAGATCGGCTTGTTTGGTGAATCGGAGACGGATGATTTGGACTTGGAACTTCGACTCGGTTGCTCTTAG